A part of Pirellulaceae bacterium genomic DNA contains:
- a CDS encoding zf-HC2 domain-containing protein, translated as MNKKCHFVREQLSAFQDGELPIAVEDQVQKHLDICLSCAHELTQFKQLGRLANAYVEPLSHRPPAFASISQRLSDMALPTDGTSKALIMPRRSHILNRKWKLTMGALVAVAATALIIAIPMMPYYQNGIKVRHPSIATLDLQPVLEIFRHDAQTAIDALKEQYTLKDVALVDAESSFGHPIFVSILSKDAGLPGNAKVASTKTFSFPSCQCLEKQCMCGPGCCKCVTVVCERPDGSTYLILEQCTSQTVTFGKFPVQSVTRNGLEIQQVIVDGTSTISVNRPTGQVTVIGLRDNVEIDTMLTSL; from the coding sequence ATGAATAAGAAATGTCACTTTGTTCGCGAGCAACTCTCGGCATTCCAGGACGGAGAATTGCCAATCGCTGTAGAGGATCAGGTTCAGAAGCATCTCGATATTTGTTTAAGCTGTGCGCACGAGCTAACCCAGTTTAAGCAGCTCGGCAGGCTCGCTAATGCTTACGTCGAACCTTTGAGCCATCGGCCGCCGGCCTTTGCTTCGATTTCGCAAAGATTAAGCGACATGGCATTACCCACCGATGGGACCAGCAAAGCATTGATAATGCCCAGGCGATCACACATTCTTAATCGAAAATGGAAATTGACCATGGGGGCATTAGTCGCAGTCGCCGCAACTGCGTTGATAATCGCAATCCCCATGATGCCGTACTATCAGAATGGTATTAAGGTGAGGCACCCATCCATCGCCACCCTTGACTTGCAGCCGGTCCTTGAGATATTTCGACACGATGCGCAAACAGCAATCGACGCTCTAAAAGAGCAGTATACATTAAAGGATGTGGCGTTAGTCGATGCTGAATCAAGCTTCGGGCATCCGATTTTCGTGAGCATCTTATCGAAAGACGCTGGCTTACCGGGCAATGCTAAGGTGGCATCGACTAAAACATTTTCGTTTCCGTCATGCCAATGCCTCGAAAAACAATGCATGTGCGGTCCGGGGTGTTGCAAATGCGTCACGGTTGTATGCGAACGACCTGATGGTTCAACCTATCTCATCCTTGAACAGTGTACGTCGCAAACTGTCACTTTCGGCAAATTCCCAGTTCAGTCTGTCACGCGGAACGGCCTGGAAATCCAGCAAGTCATTGTCGATGGCACAAGCACCATCTCAGTCAATCGTCCCACCGGCCAAGTTACCGTGATTGGTCTGCGTGACAATGTTGAGATCGACACCATGCTCACGAGTCTCTGA
- a CDS encoding RNA polymerase sigma factor: MSDSDETIQVKVISRAAVGDRDAQRQIYECFSGRVYRMVQRIVGESDAADVTQDVFLHLFARLSTFRFESSFTTWLYRLVMNEAVQHLRRRGRRVTKTHSLPKNGVAASDCTSHSRELAEILTRAMEQIEPELRLIFLLKEVDDLSYAQISEMVGIPEGTVGSRLNRARRELRDQLLKLGWVP; the protein is encoded by the coding sequence ATGTCAGACAGTGATGAAACAATCCAAGTCAAGGTCATTAGCCGTGCAGCGGTCGGAGATCGAGATGCGCAGCGACAGATTTACGAATGTTTCAGTGGTCGAGTCTATCGAATGGTTCAGCGAATTGTGGGCGAATCCGATGCAGCGGATGTGACACAAGATGTGTTTCTGCATTTGTTCGCTAGATTGTCCACGTTCCGCTTTGAGTCGTCATTTACGACCTGGTTGTATCGTTTAGTAATGAATGAAGCGGTTCAGCACCTACGTAGACGAGGTCGCCGGGTCACAAAAACTCATTCGCTGCCGAAAAACGGTGTGGCTGCTAGCGATTGCACCTCGCATAGCAGGGAATTGGCAGAGATTTTAACTCGCGCGATGGAACAGATCGAACCAGAATTGCGCTTGATTTTTCTATTGAAAGAGGTGGACGACTTGTCCTACGCACAGATTAGCGAGATGGTCGGAATACCCGAGGGCACCGTAGGATCGCGGTTGAATCGAGCGCGAAGGGAGTTGCGTGACCAGCTATTGAAACTCGGATGGGTACCATAA